A segment of the Amycolatopsis thermophila genome:
GGTGCGGTCGGACGAGGCGTGGCGGTGGCTCGCGCACCACCTCACGGTCGGGGAGTTCCAGCGGCTGCTGCCGGAGACCGCCGACCTCACCGTCCGCCGGTACGTGCTGCCGAACCTGCGCGCGCTCAACTTCGTCGTCGAAGGCCTGCTGGGCCAGGGCGTCGCGTCGCAGGCCCGGTTCGACCCGCAGGCCAAGGCGTTCGGCGAGTGGCTGCGCTCCCGGCACGCCGACATCCCGGAGGTGCTGTTGTGACCGACCCGTTCGCCACGCCGGAGCGGACCGCGCTGCGCAAGACCGTGCGCCGGTTCGTCGAGGCCGAGGTGCTGCCGCACCTGGACGAGTGGGAGCGCGCGGGTGAGCTGCCACGCGACCTGCACCGCAAGGCCGGCGAGATCGGCCTGCTCGGCGTGTCCTTCCCGGAGGCCGTCGGCGGCGGTGGCGGGGACTTCCTCGACGCGATGACCGTCACCGAGGAGATCCTCCACGCCGGCGGGTCCGGCGGCCTGATCGCGTCGCTGTTCACCAACGGCATCGCGCTGCCGCACCTGGTCACGGCCGGTGACCCGGAGCAGGTCGAGCGCTGGGTGCGCCCGACCATCGAGGGCCGTCTCATCGGGTCGCTCGCGATCACCGAGCCCGACGGCGGGTCCGACGTCGCCGGCATCCGCACCACGGCCCGCCGTGAGGGCGACCACTACGTCGTCAACGGCGCCAAGACCTACATCACCTCCGGCACCCGCGCCGACTTCGTCACCACCGCGGTGCGCACCGGCGGCCCGGGCGCCCACGGTGTGTCGCTGCTCGTCATCGAGCGGGACACGCCCGGCTTCACCGTGAGCCGCAAGCTGGAGAAGATGGGCTGGCACTGCTCGGACACCGCCGAGCTGTCCTTCGCCGACGCCCGCGTGCCCGTGTCCAACCTGGTGGGCGAGGAGAACACCGGGTTCATCCAGATCGCGACCCACTTCGTCACCGAGCGGCTCTCGCTCGCGGTGCAGGGGTACGCGACCGCGCAACGCGCGCTGGACCTCACCCTGCAGTGGTGCCGGCTGCGTGAGACGTTCGGCCGTCCGCTGATCTCCCGCCAGCTCGTGCAGCACAAGCTCGTGGACATGGCCCGCCGGATCGACCTGGCCCGCGTCTACACGCGGCACGTCGCGCAGCGCTTCGTGGCGGGCGAGGAGGTCATCGCGGAGGCGTGCTTCGCGAAGAACACCGCGGTCGAGGCGGCCGAATGGGTGGTGAACGAGGCCGTCCAGCTGCACGGTGGCCTGGGCTACCTGCGCGAGTCCGAAGTGGAACGGCACTACCGCGATGTCCGCATCCTCGGCATCGGTGGCGGCACCAACGAGATCCTGGCGGGTCTCGCGGCGAAGAGATTGGGGTACACGGCTTGAGCGTGATCCGGTCCACGGTGGACACCGCGAGCGCGGAGTTCGGGGCCAACCGGGAGGCGATGGAGGCCAAGCTCGCCGAGCTCGCGGCCGAGCACGCCAAGGCGATCGCGGGTGGCGGCGAGAAGTACGTCGAACGGCACCGCAAACGTGGCAAACTGCTCGCCCGCGAGCGGATCGAGCTGCTGCTCGACGAGGACTCGCCGTTCCTGGAACTCTCGCCGCTGGCCGCGTGGGGCACGAACTACCACGTCGGCGGCAGCGTGGTCACCGGCATCGGCGTCGTGGAGGGCGTCGAGTGCATGATCGTGGCCAACGACCCGACCGTGAAGGGCGGCGCGAGCAACCCCTCCAGCCTGAAGAAGGGCCTGCGCGCGGCCGAGATCGCGGCGGAGAACCGGCTGCCGACGATCAACCTCGTCGAGTCCGGTGGCGCGGACCTGCCCACGCAGAAGGAGATCTTCATCCCGGGCGGGCGCACGTTCCGCAACCTGACCACCTCCTCGGCGGCGCGCATCCCCACCGTCGCGCTCGTGTTCGGCAACTCCACGGCCGGCGGCGCCTACCTGCCGGGCATGTCCGACTACGTGGTGATGGTCAAGGAGCGGGCGAAGGTGTTCCTCGGCGGACCGCCGCTGGTCAAGATGGCCACCGGCGAGGAGTCCGACGACGAGTCGCTCGGCGGCGCCGAGATGCACGCCCGCACGTCCGGCCTGGCCGACTACCTCGCCCACGACGAGCAGGACGCGATCCGCATCGGCCGGAGCATCATCAAGCGGCTGAACTGGCACAAGCAGGGCCCGTCGCCGAAACCGGACTACACCGAGCCGGTGTTCGACGCCGAGGACCTGCTCGGCATCGTGCCGTCCGACCTGAAGGTCCCGTTCGACCCGCGCGAGGTGATCGCCCGCGTCGTCGACGGCTCCGACTTCGACGAGTTCAAGCCGCTCTACGGCACCAGCCTGGTGACCGGGTGGGCGAGCCTGCACGGCTACCCGATCGGCATCCTCGCCAACGCCCGGGGCGTGCTGTTCAGCGAGGAGTCGCAGAAGGCCACGCAGTTCATCCAGCTGGCCAACCAGAGCGACACGCCGCTGCTGTTCCTGCACAACACCACCGGTTACATGGTCGGCAAGGAGTACGAGCAGGGCGGCATCATCAAGCACGGCGCGATGATGATCAACGCGGTGTCCAACTCGAAGGTGCCGCACCTGTCCGTCCTCATGGGAGCGTCCTACGGTGCCGGGCACTACGGCATGTGCGGTCGCGCCTACGGGCCGCGGTTCCTGTTCGCCTGGCCCAGCGCCAAGTCCGCGGTGATGGGCCCCGCCCAGCTGGCCGGCGTGCTGTCGATCGTCGCTCGCCAGGCGGCCGCCGGGCGCGGGCAGCCTTACGACGAGGAGGGCGACGCCGCGATGCGCGCGATGGTCGAGCAGCAGATCGAGGCCGAGTCGATGCCGATGTTCCTGTCCGGCATGCTCTACGACGACGGCATCATCGACCCCCGCGACACCCGCACGGTGCTCGGCCTGTGCCTGTCCGCCATCCACAATGGACCGATCAGGGGCGCCGACGGCTTCGGCGTCTTCCGGATGTGAGTGACGTGATCGACAACATTCTGGTCGCCAACCGCGGCGAGATCGCCCGCCGGGTGTTCCGCACGTGCGCCACGCTCGGCATCGCCCGCACCGCCGTGTTCTCCGACGCCGATGCCGGGTCGCCGCACGTGGCCGAAGCGGACGCGGCCGTCCGGCTGCCCGGCAACACCCCGTCCGAGACCTACCTGCGCGCGGACCTGCTCGTCGAGGCCGCGCGCTCGGCGGGCGCGGACGCCGTGCACCCCGGTTACGGGTTCCTGTCCGAGAACGCCGCGTTCGCCCGGGCGGTGCTCGACGCCGGACTGACCTGGATCGGCCCGCCACCGGCTGCCATCGAGACGATGGGCTCCAAAGTGGAGTCGAAGCGGCTGATGGACGCGGCCGGCGTGCCGGTGCTGTCCGAACTGGACCCCGCCGCGGTCACCGAGTCCGACCTGCCGGTGCTCGTCAAGGCCTCCGCCGGGGGCGGCGGCCGGGGGATGCGGGTCGTGCGGTCGCTGGCCGAACTGGCCGAGGCCGTGGACAGCGCCCGCGCGGAAGCGGCGTCGGCGTTCGGCGACCCGACGGTGTTCTGCGAACGGTACCTGGAGACCGGGCGGCACATCGAGGTCCAGGTGCTCGCCGACACCCACGGCACGGTCTGGGCGCTGGGGGAGCGGGAGTGCTCGATCCAGCGGCGGCACCAGAAGGTCGTCGAGGAGGCACCCTCGCCGCTGGTCCACGACGCGATGCGCACCGAGTTGTTCGACGCCGCCCGCAAGGCGGCGAAGGCGATCGACTACGTCGGCGCGGGCACCGTGGAGTTCCTGGCGACGGACGACGGGCGGTTCTACTTCCTGGAGATGAACACGCGCCTGCAGGTCGAGCACCCCGTCACCGAGTGCGTCACCGGCCTGGACCTGGTCGCGCTGCAGATCCGCGTCGCCGAGGGGGACCGGCTGCCCGCCGAGCCGCCCGCGACGCGGGGGCACGCGATCGAGGTGCGGCTCTACGCCGAGGACCCGGCCGCCGGGTGGCAGCCGCAGAGCGGCACGCTGCACCGGTTCGAGATCCCGGGGGTGGACACCGAGTTCGCCCTCGGTGGCGAGGCCGGGCTGCGGCTCGACGCGGGCGTGGTGGACGGCTCCGTGGTCGGCGTGCACTACGACCCGATGCTCGCCAAGGTCATCGCCTGGGCGCCGACCAGGGCGGAGGCGGCCCGGCGGCTCGCGCGAGCGCTCGCCGGGGCGCGGATCCACGGTCTGCGCACCAACCGGGACCTGCTGGTCAACGTGCTGCGGCACGAGGAGTTCCTGGCCGGGCGCACCGACACCGCCTTCCTCGGCCGGCACGGCCTGGACACGCTGTCCCGTCCCCTCGCCGACGAGCGGGCGGTGCGGTGGTCGGCGACCGCCGCGGCACTGGCCGAAGCGGCGGCGAACCGGGCCACCGCGACCACCCTGGGACGGCTGCCCGCCGGGTGGCGCAACGTGCCGTCCGCGCCGCTGCGGAAGCGTTATCTGTGCGCGGACACCGAGATCGAGGCGACCTACCGCGCGGGGTTGCGGGTGGACGGCGCCGAGGTCGTCGAGGCCACGCCCGGCCGGGTCGTGCTCGACGTCGACGGCGTCCGGCGAGCCTTCACCGTCGGCCGGTACCCGGGGCTGGTGTGCGTGGACTCCGCGCTCGGCGCCGTCGACCTGGTCCCGGTCCCGCGGTTCACCGACCCGGACGCCGCGCTCGCCGCCGGATCGCTGGTCGCGCCCATGCCGGGGACCGTCCTGCGGATCGCGGTGCGGGCCGGGGACACCGTCGCCGCGGGCGACCCGTTGCTGTGGCTGGAAGCCATGAAGATGGAACACCGGATCACCGCACCCGCCGACGGTGAGGTCACCGACCTCCCGGTGTCGGTGGGCGACCAGGTCGAACCGGGCACCGTTCTCGCCGTCGTCACGCCGAAGGAGCAAGCATGAATTTCGTCGAATCGGACGAGCGGATCGCGCTGCGGAAGGCGGTCGGCGACCTGGCCCGCGGCTACGGGCACGAGTACTACACCAAGGTCGCCCGCAGCGGCGGCCACACCAGCGACCTGTGGAACGAGGCCGGGCGCCTGGGTTACCTCGGCGTCGCGGTGCCCGAAGAGTACGGCGGGGGCGGCGCCGGGATCGGCGACCTCGCCGCGGTGTGCGAGGAGTTCTGCGCCGCCGGCACGCCGATGCTGCTGATGGTCGTGTCACCGGCGATCTGCGCCACCGTC
Coding sequences within it:
- a CDS encoding acyl-CoA dehydrogenase family protein translates to MTDPFATPERTALRKTVRRFVEAEVLPHLDEWERAGELPRDLHRKAGEIGLLGVSFPEAVGGGGGDFLDAMTVTEEILHAGGSGGLIASLFTNGIALPHLVTAGDPEQVERWVRPTIEGRLIGSLAITEPDGGSDVAGIRTTARREGDHYVVNGAKTYITSGTRADFVTTAVRTGGPGAHGVSLLVIERDTPGFTVSRKLEKMGWHCSDTAELSFADARVPVSNLVGEENTGFIQIATHFVTERLSLAVQGYATAQRALDLTLQWCRLRETFGRPLISRQLVQHKLVDMARRIDLARVYTRHVAQRFVAGEEVIAEACFAKNTAVEAAEWVVNEAVQLHGGLGYLRESEVERHYRDVRILGIGGGTNEILAGLAAKRLGYTA
- a CDS encoding acyl-CoA carboxylase subunit beta is translated as MSVIRSTVDTASAEFGANREAMEAKLAELAAEHAKAIAGGGEKYVERHRKRGKLLARERIELLLDEDSPFLELSPLAAWGTNYHVGGSVVTGIGVVEGVECMIVANDPTVKGGASNPSSLKKGLRAAEIAAENRLPTINLVESGGADLPTQKEIFIPGGRTFRNLTTSSAARIPTVALVFGNSTAGGAYLPGMSDYVVMVKERAKVFLGGPPLVKMATGEESDDESLGGAEMHARTSGLADYLAHDEQDAIRIGRSIIKRLNWHKQGPSPKPDYTEPVFDAEDLLGIVPSDLKVPFDPREVIARVVDGSDFDEFKPLYGTSLVTGWASLHGYPIGILANARGVLFSEESQKATQFIQLANQSDTPLLFLHNTTGYMVGKEYEQGGIIKHGAMMINAVSNSKVPHLSVLMGASYGAGHYGMCGRAYGPRFLFAWPSAKSAVMGPAQLAGVLSIVARQAAAGRGQPYDEEGDAAMRAMVEQQIEAESMPMFLSGMLYDDGIIDPRDTRTVLGLCLSAIHNGPIRGADGFGVFRM
- a CDS encoding acetyl/propionyl/methylcrotonyl-CoA carboxylase subunit alpha, translated to MIDNILVANRGEIARRVFRTCATLGIARTAVFSDADAGSPHVAEADAAVRLPGNTPSETYLRADLLVEAARSAGADAVHPGYGFLSENAAFARAVLDAGLTWIGPPPAAIETMGSKVESKRLMDAAGVPVLSELDPAAVTESDLPVLVKASAGGGGRGMRVVRSLAELAEAVDSARAEAASAFGDPTVFCERYLETGRHIEVQVLADTHGTVWALGERECSIQRRHQKVVEEAPSPLVHDAMRTELFDAARKAAKAIDYVGAGTVEFLATDDGRFYFLEMNTRLQVEHPVTECVTGLDLVALQIRVAEGDRLPAEPPATRGHAIEVRLYAEDPAAGWQPQSGTLHRFEIPGVDTEFALGGEAGLRLDAGVVDGSVVGVHYDPMLAKVIAWAPTRAEAARRLARALAGARIHGLRTNRDLLVNVLRHEEFLAGRTDTAFLGRHGLDTLSRPLADERAVRWSATAAALAEAAANRATATTLGRLPAGWRNVPSAPLRKRYLCADTEIEATYRAGLRVDGAEVVEATPGRVVLDVDGVRRAFTVGRYPGLVCVDSALGAVDLVPVPRFTDPDAALAAGSLVAPMPGTVLRIAVRAGDTVAAGDPLLWLEAMKMEHRITAPADGEVTDLPVSVGDQVEPGTVLAVVTPKEQA